A stretch of DNA from Juglans microcarpa x Juglans regia isolate MS1-56 chromosome 5D, Jm3101_v1.0, whole genome shotgun sequence:
GATGTCCCAATCTCTTACGCCAAACATCAAATGAAAGTTGATTAGACTGCAAAGCAAGAACAAAATGTGAAGATGACAAATCTGTGGAACAAGTCACAGGCGAATCTGGTGGTTGCAGCAAATAAAGTTCTTCTTTGACTTTACCCTTCCCAATCATTCTCCAATAGATAAGGTCCTGTATGATACATGTATCATGGAAAAAGGTTATGCAACAAAGAGATGATTTAGTAAGTTGACTAACAGAAAGGAGGTGGTAATGAAAAGAAGGAATGCACAACACATTGTGCAAAACAAGTTGAGGAAACAAATGGACAGATCCAATGTGTGTAACTGGTGCAGAGAGACCATTTGGCAATTTGACAAACGAGTTGTGAACTAGCTTAAAggtttgaaaaagagaaatagaaTGGATCATGTGATCCGTGGCACCAGTATCAATGATCCATTCATCATGAAGATTTGAAGTAATGCTGGTTGtgtttagagaaaaaaatagaatgtatacaagaaaaagagaactGACTAGAAAGTTGATCAAGTGGAGAAGTTATCAGATTAGTTGTTTATGGTAAAGAATCTGAGGATGTAGGATGAAGAAATGCCCAAAGTTGTTGACACTGTTGTGGAGTAAAAGGCATGGAGGGATTTAATGTAGAATTGGCAGTATTGACACTGTTGTGATGAGCAGAATTGATAGAAGGATGAGAAATGGATGTAGAATTAGAGGATCGGCCTTTGGATCTATATCCAGGAGGATAGCCATGCAACTCAAAACATTTCTCCATAGTGCGCCTTGGAATAGAACAATGAGAGCAAATAGGTCTGCGAGTGGAAGGTTTGGCCATAGGAACATGTTTTGTAGTGGAGGAGAAAACAATAGATTGTGTGTCTGGAACTAAAACAAGTCCAATATCACGCTGTTGTTCTTCTTGAAGAACTAGAGAAAATACTTTGTTGATAGGAGGCAGAGGCTCAATAAGAAGGATTTGACCTCTAATATGCGAATAGGAATCATTTAATCCCATTAGAAAACGCATGACATAATCCTGTTGATGCATACTCATCAAGGATCGTAATCCACCACAAGAACAAACAGGCAAGTGATGGTAGTTCATCAATTCATCCCAAAGGCCTTTCATCTGAGTGAAATACGCACTGACAGAAAGGTCATCTTGTGCAAAAGATGCAATGGACTTTTGTAATTGAAAGATCCGAGGACCATTGCCTTGAGAGAATCTTTCGTGAAGATCAGACCACATCTCCTTTGCAGAATCAACATAAATGATATTGGCAGCAATCTCTTTGGAAAGAGAATTAAGTAACCAGGAAAGGACCATATTGTTGCAACGAGCCCATGATTGAAACAATGAAGAAGTTTTTGGAGGAGATGGAGCCATCGATGAAACATACTTTGTTTTTGGCAATCAATGCCATGAGCATGGAACGACGCCATGTATTGTAGTTGTGTCTATAAGGAGCTGAGTAACAAGCATTGTGCCTTGACTATCTCCATGATGAAGATAATATGGATTGGAAGGATCCACAGGCAAAACAGATGAATTAGCGGAAGAACTATCTTCGgaaggattttttttctctaataccATGATAAATGTTGAGCTCAAAGGTTTACAAGAATCtataaaatgtattattattaaatcaGAGTACACATGTGCCCTTTATATACAAGCCAGAATAGGCGGGAAAAGTAAATTGACTTAAAACTAAATAACTAACTTATGACTTAGCTGATAACTAAGCTAACGACTGAATGAATAATACAATACTTCTAATAAACACCGTGATGAAGAGGAGAAGAAACGTAATTAAAATGCTAACGAAGCTAAATGACaataaagataatatatatgtgtttattctacataataataataataataataataataataataataataataataataataataatagcgTATAATGAATTAATAGCGTCAAAATTAAGCGCAAAAAGGggtaattataatattatatctttcCTATATGTGGTAAGAATCAtgctttaaatattattaatgaagCTCCAAAAGTCATGACTTGATTctaaggctatgtttggatagtgaaagtgtttcatttcacctcatcttatcattacaatttttacaaatttttatacaaaatataataaacaattcaactttttcaaatcttaaaacaataataatattaaaaaataatattctaacaatattttattcaactttcaacttttatctcaactcaactcatctcatctcaactcactatccaaatggcatctaagatttatttaattaacttGATCGATGTGGCAGGTTTAATTTAATCTTAACCTAAGATATATGGATGTTTGGAAaagtttttcatctcatcccatccccaaacatcatttaaatacaaatacttttaaacaaattattacaactttttcaaattaattattacaatttttctaaactttcaaataaaaagtaaaaaacaattcaactttttcaaaataaaaattatattaaaaaattatattctaacaacattttaattttataatattttttatttaaaattttctctcttcttttccaaaatcaaataaatacttaactcaaactattttactactatttacaaactatcgtactattattcacaaaattttcacctcatctcattccccaagcatccccttgcctcgtttgttttcacaatttctctcaactcatcttatctcatatcacctaattattacaattttctcaaattttcacataaaataaaataaaaaattcaaaattttcaaatctaaaaaaaaataatattaaaaaaatatattctaataatatttaattcaacttttaactttaatctcaactcatctcctttcatctgtgaaaacaaatgagaccacACATGATAAAGTGATCAACAATACAGTAACTTAGGTGATGCCAAATGCAATCACAAGCAAAATATGCAAGAACTTTTTATTTGACATCAAGATCTGGCTAACAAGTTCGTCATGTTGTATTTAATTTGTATTCCAAAACTGCTTATTAATTACCACAACAGATTGCAATTTTTATGACAAACGAAACCACCACAAAATGTTTTGCGTAACGGTTAAAAACTGTCCATTTACTGACACAACAACCGCGTCACgaaatatatattgtgtagtTTACtattcaaccgtcacaaaaaaaatattttttttttatgataatttgAAATCTGTCATTCGATTTATCATGCGAATGTGATGACCAACTTGTGATGGTCCATTTTGTTATAGAAAGTACAAGCAAACATATGTCTACATGTTTGAAAGAGAACCCGATTTGTTTATGGCTGACTCACATTCGAACATTATTTTCTAACTTTGATTACAGTAGTGTGAACGAATAGTTAGTAAAACACGTTTGCATGTATACGTCGTTCAAATGTTGGCAATGTGACGTTagaattatacaatatttttagcTCGAACGTCAGTTATCATTAGTTCGAACTTGAGAAGATACACATTCGGATGTGCAAGGCTACATTTGCACGTTGTACAACACTATACGTTTGCACGTTGTACAACACTACATGTTCAAACGTGATATTCTATATTCAAACGTTGATGCTTTTGAACGTTTACTATCGCAAGTATCAACTGATTCCAGTTCGGACATTTTTGAGCGTGTGTggtttacattcgaatgtaaattcaatcataattaataaatagataaaattaaatattacactATGTATCCAAATTGTATCATGCACAAATAATAGACAATCTTTGAAAATTGTTTGAGACTTAGGTTACagaataaaatcatatgaaaaagataaaaattgtttgaaacaTAGATTAAagttcattttttcttcttttctcgaTCACCGAGATCCTCTTGCAATGACATCCCGCATTCCATGTAGACCAACATCTCCCTCTATATTTGTTCTTACACTTCAATACATGTTCTTTCCTTCTGCTCTCTTTGCTGCTCCTGTAATCCAACTTTGACTATTGAGACAGGAGATCCTCTAACTCTTGATGTCTTGCCTTCATTTGCTCAATCTCTTGGCACACAATGTCCAAATATTTGTTACGATTATTCAATCTTGAACCCAAAGTCATAGAGGATGAATTGATACGCATGAAAGAACATCCCAACTCTCTCCCCAAACAAAACTTGGTCTCAAGGAGCTGGGTAAATATGTCAatgtcactaggagatgatTCTTTAGAAGCAGACTATTGCTCAATCATTTTCTCCTACAAGAGCCACAAAATTACaataagtaacaaaaaaataaaaaatagtagaaaaacCTGCAAAACAAATGATATCTATAATGGCATAATGTTTTGAAAActaaatttaactatataaggtTTCCAGGATCTCCCTAGCATCATGGGAAGACTCAGTTGATCACTTGTGACAAAGGGGTATAAAAATTGAGCTATTGAGCCAACCAAGGATTGGTTGGTCAATGCGCAACCATTGTGCTGCTGTGGGATTGGGTTGCAACGTGCCATCCTCATCGATGGTGTCGTCGAGGGATAATAAACTTCATTCTTAACAAAGTGAATGAGCCCCCATGGCCATGTAGGATAGGCACTGTTTGTACCTTCCACAAGAGatagttggttgatgctagCTTTATGGAGCTGTTAGGCAAATGGGTGTGGGTTGGGGAAAGAGGGAGTGAAGCAAGATTATCCACAGGCAAGACGGAAGAGGTGGAGGTGAATTCCATTGGTAATAACTCGTGGGcatctgataccatgtaaggaAATTAGCCTGCCTCATATGTGAGATTCTTGTATTGATTTATAGAGGAATTTACAAATGTCAGCTATGAGTATACAACTGTGTTACCATCTAGAAAATTAGCTATACATGTTAAGTAAATATTATAGTATCAATTTTGCATAATCTTGGCAAAATCACGGTAGCATCTATGGCAATCAATACTACAGGAATATTGCCTTGttgccttgtccgttcgaaCTTACTGTTGCTAAAACTTTGCTAGTGGGAAAAAGTCTGAATGGATTAAAATTTTCacgttcaaacaaaaattttaaaattttaaaatgttcaaatggaaaataaaaaataggatgCATAGATGACGACTTTAGCTGCtgttaaaagattattttttaatggaacGGTGCCATTTTATTGTTCTCAACTTGTTACAACGACTTTTCTCCCcgtaaaataaaaatccaatcaATTTATAGATCAATTAcgtaattttgttttattgcaACTTGGTCTCTCTTAGACCTTACAATTGTGGATCttcaatattttatatcttGTACAAACTACCAAATTCGTCATTgatatattttccatttttttttgcttgatcTTGAACTAAACTCGATCGAAATCAATTataatttcaataaattttgttattaGTTAACTGTGCGCATGTCATGTATTCAACGTTCGCATGTAAACATTTTCGAATGTTTCTACATTAACGTTTGCACCTAAAGTTTTAGGatcaacgttcgaatgtacgTGCGCACAATGGGAAATTTAAACAATACACGTTTGAACGTTCGTAAGataacgtttgaatgttacGTGGCAATAAGTACATAGTTCGAATGACTCAAAACCATTTTCACCAAAACTTAAAAACCAACCATCGCTACTCTGCCGTCTAACGTGTCCAATGTTGCCATTCAATGCCTCCAAACCCTGAGGACAAGGTTAGTGCCCCTCTCCTATgctttttatagagttttcaaTTGAATTAAAGTGGGCTTCTGTGTGAACCAAAACCCATTTTGGTCTTGGGCATTTAGTCATTTTTCAGCCACCGTGGTTGGCTAATTGCCACTGTAGGAAAGGTACAATGCATTTCTATGGTGGCCATTTCTTCAATAGTGGTGTGATTGGGGAGATCGGAGATGGCTCATTCGACTCAACCAACTCTGAAATCCccataatttttatgtttacaCATATTTATGTACGTTCAAATGTAATTAGTACTTGttattaacattcgaacgtagatAGATACGCTCGAATGTAGTGTATACCTGTGAATGTTATATTCACACGTTCGAACATAGTCTGAATGTTATATTTGACTATTCGAACATAACTATTACATACAAATGTAATTTACTTACATTTGCACAAAGTAATTTAGTTCTAATATTAGGAATTAATGTTTGAATGGTAGACATTGTCTACGTTTGAACCGTAACATATTTATGTTCAAGCATTAATTGTTATATGCGTACATGATTTTTCATGTTCGCTTATAACCTTGtggttcaaaaataaaattactcttgttcaaacgtatatgttGATGCTCGAAtattctgaaaaataattggaatgTTATTTATCGTAGTTCgaacatacattcaaacacatattttaatcaatcaagttaataaataagtcttaagtattatataatgaaataagtaatgaatttatttatgtgTTTTTAGTAAGGCATGTCTCATAAGTGCTCTACACGAAAACGGGTTTGGGAAGGAACCCCAGACAATTTAAGGATCAACGTTCGAACAATTATGACTAAAAGTGAGATTAAGATCGATGA
This window harbors:
- the LOC121265750 gene encoding uncharacterized protein LOC121265750 — its product is MAPSPPKTSSLFQSWARCNNMVLSWLLNSLSKEIAANIIYVDSAKEMWSDLHERFSQGNGPRIFQLQKSIASFAQDDLSVSAYFTQMKGLWDELMNYHHLPVCSCGGLRSLMSMHQQDYVMRFLMGLNDSYSHIRGQILLIEPLPPINKVFSLVLQEEQQRDIGLVLVPDTQSIVFSSTTKHVPMAKPSTRRPICSHCSIPRRTMEKCFELHGYPPGYRSKGRSSNSTSISHPSINSAHHNSVNTANSTLNPSMPFTPQQCQQLWAFLHPTSSDSLP